One window from the genome of Thermococcus sp. EP1 encodes:
- a CDS encoding TRAP transporter small permease subunit, giving the protein MYSTLVITLVVVYEVGTRYFLHRADSRAIFVSVWLYGMLFALGGAYTLREGGHVSVDIIYRKVPEKFRKILDIVDIGIVAISGVILVLVGAPIAWRSFVIREVDSSLGIVFAPPIWWYKWVAVISVVLITLQTIPMMLEKIKQWR; this is encoded by the coding sequence ATGTATTCTACGTTGGTCATAACTCTCGTTGTGGTCTATGAAGTAGGTACCAGATATTTCTTACACAGGGCTGATTCTAGGGCTATCTTCGTCTCAGTGTGGCTTTATGGAATGTTATTCGCTCTAGGAGGTGCATATACTCTACGTGAAGGAGGACACGTGTCGGTGGATATAATCTACAGAAAAGTGCCAGAAAAGTTCAGGAAAATCCTGGATATCGTAGATATTGGAATAGTGGCCATTTCTGGAGTCATATTAGTTCTAGTAGGAGCACCAATTGCATGGAGATCATTCGTGATTAGAGAAGTAGACTCTAGTTTGGGAATAGTTTTTGCTCCTCCGATATGGTGGTACAAATGGGTTGCTGTAATATCAGTGGTCCTTATAACGCTCCAAACCATTCCAATGATGTTAGAGAAGATTAAGCAATGGAGGTGA
- a CDS encoding TRAP transporter substrate-binding protein encodes MIALVVLSFVAGCIGGQTQPSETQTAPTETYEFKMATFYLAGDPGFEIAQHFADTVEKMSNGRIKIEVYQAGELGFPVTEIVDSTANGVVDMAIFYSSYLASQDPIMALSGGKPGPLSNPYEVFFQVKGVEDLIKATFEKFGVVYIGPMIYGEPEILVTTTPINRLDDLNGKILRSSGMAAVFYNTLGAQAMMMASGELYQALQLGTIDGLEWTDYTADYKMGFHEVAKYVLEPTPGINLHSEATIHAYLIINPAVWEKLPEDLKEIIRVANMETYLWGSHYVNSLNREYRAKWVEAGATISRLPPEDNAKVIETAMGLYVEYAKKSPEAREYVTRLVEIWKELGHEDWANALDAALKQG; translated from the coding sequence TTGATTGCCTTGGTGGTCCTGTCCTTTGTGGCAGGATGTATTGGAGGGCAAACACAACCTTCAGAAACCCAAACTGCTCCAACAGAAACTTATGAGTTCAAAATGGCTACATTCTATTTGGCCGGTGACCCAGGATTTGAAATTGCTCAACATTTTGCTGACACAGTTGAAAAAATGTCCAATGGTAGGATAAAGATAGAGGTATATCAGGCAGGAGAGCTTGGTTTCCCCGTAACTGAAATCGTAGACTCCACAGCCAATGGCGTGGTTGATATGGCTATATTCTATAGTAGCTATTTGGCCTCTCAAGACCCAATTATGGCTCTTTCTGGAGGTAAACCAGGACCACTCTCAAACCCATATGAGGTTTTCTTCCAAGTAAAAGGTGTTGAAGACCTCATTAAAGCCACATTTGAAAAGTTTGGAGTGGTTTATATAGGACCAATGATATATGGAGAGCCAGAAATTCTCGTTACAACAACTCCTATAAACAGACTCGATGATCTAAATGGTAAAATCCTAAGATCTTCTGGTATGGCAGCAGTATTTTATAATACCCTCGGTGCTCAGGCCATGATGATGGCTTCTGGAGAACTTTACCAAGCTCTACAGCTTGGAACAATAGACGGTCTTGAGTGGACAGACTATACTGCCGATTATAAGATGGGTTTCCATGAGGTTGCCAAGTATGTTCTTGAGCCAACTCCGGGTATAAACTTGCACAGCGAAGCAACTATCCACGCTTACTTAATAATCAATCCAGCAGTATGGGAGAAACTCCCAGAAGACTTGAAGGAGATCATTAGAGTTGCCAACATGGAGACTTACCTCTGGGGTAGCCACTATGTTAACTCATTAAACAGAGAGTACAGAGCCAAGTGGGTTGAAGCAGGGGCTACAATTAGTAGACTACCGCCTGAAGACAATGCAAAGGTTATTGAGACTGCAATGGGCCTGTATGTTGAATATGCCAAAAAGAGCCCAGAGGCCCGTGAATACGTTACCAGGCTTGTTGAGATCTGGAAAGAATTGGGTCACGAAGACTGGGCTAATGCACTAGATGCTGCTTTGAAGCAAGGCTAA
- a CDS encoding transglutaminase-like domain-containing protein, translating into MSKDTSKIKLIAGLLILLILLSFSAWYFTTRTKGETKEPLPTLTTSTPSPTTTTTTSQTTIETTSTSTTTTTTAIETTTSLPESTCPSIWRYIFKEALKCGLSSNELTKISYLAIELKGQTVQESAWNILEWLQNNIEYDHYKASLPAPIIQISENGTIIGVTGGEGTEIQTPYETIKKGKGICTDYTILTLALLLEMDYSPVYAFEINFENSSTKHTTAAIKIDGEYFLLDQNLPPMDLGTYYNKWAIYREEKLLISNATVYEIQKSGENLTIKIIGIVLAEDFKNRNYDFTSANLAMMANDLMELFLENYPNLSRDFYISDIDKKVHLPYGYANRSTWKLELPNFIDYYTPTFHTEFVKYFYRRFTENPEVVKDLSKFNRLWIRVERDQNTLRIVLNLAERIES; encoded by the coding sequence TTGTCTAAGGATACTTCAAAAATAAAACTCATAGCAGGATTGCTTATACTATTGATTCTTCTCTCTTTTAGTGCATGGTACTTTACAACCAGAACAAAAGGTGAGACAAAAGAGCCGCTGCCGACTTTAACAACCTCAACCCCCTCTCCCACTACCACTACTACAACATCCCAAACCACTATAGAAACCACAAGCACAAGCACCACTACGACTACAACTGCTATAGAAACTACTACTTCTTTACCCGAGAGCACCTGTCCCAGTATTTGGAGATACATATTCAAAGAAGCCCTAAAATGCGGATTAAGTTCAAATGAACTAACAAAGATCTCCTATCTTGCAATAGAGTTAAAGGGGCAAACTGTACAAGAAAGTGCGTGGAACATTCTAGAATGGCTTCAGAATAACATCGAATATGATCATTACAAAGCCTCTCTCCCAGCTCCAATAATACAAATTTCTGAAAACGGGACTATTATTGGGGTTACAGGAGGAGAAGGAACAGAAATCCAAACCCCATATGAGACTATCAAAAAAGGGAAAGGAATATGTACAGATTACACAATCTTAACGCTAGCTCTACTGCTAGAAATGGACTATTCCCCAGTATATGCATTTGAAATTAACTTTGAAAACTCAAGTACAAAACATACGACGGCAGCAATTAAAATCGATGGCGAATACTTCCTTTTGGATCAAAATTTGCCCCCCATGGATCTGGGCACATATTACAATAAATGGGCCATTTATAGGGAAGAAAAACTGCTTATTTCAAATGCCACAGTGTATGAAATACAAAAAAGTGGCGAAAATCTCACAATAAAGATAATTGGAATAGTGCTTGCTGAAGACTTCAAGAATAGAAATTATGACTTCACATCAGCAAACTTGGCAATGATGGCGAATGATCTAATGGAATTATTTCTCGAAAATTACCCAAACCTAAGCAGGGATTTCTACATCTCTGATATTGATAAAAAAGTTCATCTTCCATATGGCTATGCAAATAGAAGCACTTGGAAGCTTGAACTGCCTAATTTCATAGATTATTACACCCCCACATTTCACACAGAATTTGTGAAGTACTTTTACAGAAGATTCACAGAAAACCCAGAAGTTGTCAAAGATTTATCCAAATTTAACCGCTTATGGATTCGAGTGGAGAGGGATCAAAATACACTTAGAATTGTGCTAAACTTGGCAGAAAGAATAGAAAGTTAA